A genome region from Thermodesulfobacteriota bacterium includes the following:
- a CDS encoding HAMP domain-containing sensor histidine kinase: MRLNIFSRFIIAYLAVFVPVTGVNIYNIIQLRQFTNETYHILDIDNRITDYEKKLADSILSQARYERKYIIIKDDALYDQFLLAKIDFDRYFDEAMSLSDTPQKKGLFRVIKYHLNRYQSLFDREVEYLRTDKHYPQKQYRQEKEKALGGIMNGLKKLRADTQQDTYDKIRRLGDAGSRTSRLGVVMVVAAFFCGIIIALFITRSITKPLHRVISKTRDISGGVFKGDLRLSSPPEIGELAQSFNFMCDKLRVLDRMKSDFFSSMSHELRTPLASIKEATNLLLEGITGETTEKQKRLLTIIAEESNRLIGLVNSLLDLSKMEAGMMTLVFVDTDIDQLITKSVLEIEPLCLAKGIKLGLDKVHDLPSIKIDSERILQVLRNIIGNAMKFTPNGGRVFVSSRLINGNIEVRVSDTGPGIPEENLATIFDRFQQASVLGSSEIKGTGLGLAIVKHIITAHGGRVWAESTLGNGSSFVFLLPV; the protein is encoded by the coding sequence ATGAGATTGAATATATTTTCCCGGTTTATTATCGCATATCTGGCTGTATTCGTCCCGGTTACAGGGGTAAATATATATAACATTATACAGTTACGCCAATTTACCAATGAAACCTATCATATTTTAGATATCGATAATCGTATTACAGACTATGAAAAGAAACTTGCAGATTCTATTCTGTCGCAAGCGCGGTATGAGAGGAAATACATTATCATAAAAGATGATGCACTTTATGACCAGTTCCTACTGGCAAAGATTGACTTCGATAGATATTTTGACGAAGCCATGTCTCTATCAGACACCCCTCAAAAAAAAGGTTTATTTAGAGTGATAAAATACCATCTCAACCGTTATCAGTCCCTTTTTGACAGGGAGGTCGAATACCTGAGAACAGATAAACATTATCCGCAGAAACAATACAGGCAGGAAAAGGAAAAAGCCCTGGGAGGAATAATGAACGGGCTCAAAAAACTAAGAGCGGATACCCAGCAGGATACTTATGATAAGATAAGAAGGTTGGGGGATGCAGGGTCTCGTACCAGCAGGTTAGGAGTGGTAATGGTTGTAGCCGCTTTTTTCTGTGGAATCATTATTGCCCTTTTCATCACAAGGAGTATTACAAAACCGCTCCACAGAGTGATAAGTAAAACCAGAGATATCTCCGGCGGAGTTTTTAAGGGAGACCTACGCCTTTCTTCTCCTCCGGAGATCGGAGAATTGGCGCAGTCATTTAACTTTATGTGCGATAAGCTCCGAGTGCTGGACAGGATGAAATCAGACTTTTTCTCATCCATGTCCCACGAACTGAGAACACCACTCGCATCCATAAAAGAGGCGACTAATCTATTACTGGAAGGAATAACCGGAGAAACGACAGAGAAGCAGAAAAGGCTTCTAACAATCATAGCAGAAGAAAGCAACAGACTTATTGGCCTCGTCAATTCCCTCCTCGACCTTTCAAAAATGGAAGCGGGAATGATGACTCTTGTCTTTGTTGACACAGACATAGATCAATTGATAACTAAATCTGTTCTAGAGATAGAACCTTTGTGCCTCGCCAAGGGTATCAAGCTTGGATTGGATAAAGTTCATGATTTACCCTCTATTAAAATAGACAGCGAGAGAATTCTTCAAGTATTACGGAATATTATAGGAAATGCCATGAAATTCACACCCAACGGAGGCAGAGTCTTTGTGTCTTCAAGACTTATTAATGGGAATATAGAGGTTAGAGTCTCCGATACAGGTCCCGGCATTCCGGAGGAAAACCTCGCAACAATATTTGACAGGTTTCAGCAGGCATCTGTCCTGGGTTCATCTGAAATTAAGGGAACGGGATTGGGATTAGCCATTGTTAAGCACATAATCACGGCTCATGGAGGAAGGGTATGGGCAGAAAGCACATTAGGAAATGGAAGTTCATTTGTCTTTTTATTGCCTGTCTAA
- a CDS encoding sigma-54 dependent transcriptional regulator — protein MITLRKILVVDDDRNLLELLKVRLKSANYAVVTTEDGNGAVEAVKKQMFDIAIIDLQLPNQSGIYLMEELHLINPEMPVIILTAYGSIESAVEAMKRGAFNYITKPFNPQELLSQIEKALEGQRLASEIKKLKRLLEGEVDFSNIVTKSEKMQKILEAVYSIAKTESTVYIHGESGTGKELIAKVMHLASERKDKPFVAINCAAIPETLLESELFGHEKGAFTGAVKSTKGLFAHANEGTIFLDEIGNMSLLLQTKLLRVLQERQFYPLGSERSSEVNIRVIVATNKDLEVEVKKGTFREDLFYRIHVIPIHLPPLRERKEDIPYLTEYFIKKFSRQMKKEVKGITPGAMQKLMLYDWPGNVRELENTIEYAMVMTQQELIMEDIVLQTKDVPDKLHPLKEARDAFEKGYIVNLLELTRGNVSRAAELAGKYRADFYNLLKKHNITPMDFKNS, from the coding sequence ATGATTACTCTTCGAAAAATATTAGTGGTGGATGATGATAGGAATCTCCTTGAGTTGCTGAAAGTGAGGCTCAAATCGGCAAACTACGCAGTAGTCACCACCGAAGATGGAAACGGGGCAGTAGAGGCTGTAAAAAAACAGATGTTCGACATTGCTATAATTGACCTTCAACTCCCAAACCAGAGTGGCATATACCTTATGGAAGAACTGCATTTGATAAATCCGGAGATGCCCGTTATTATCCTTACTGCCTATGGAAGCATAGAAAGCGCAGTGGAGGCAATGAAAAGAGGGGCATTTAACTATATTACCAAACCCTTTAATCCACAGGAACTGCTTTCACAGATAGAAAAGGCATTGGAGGGCCAAAGGCTTGCCTCGGAGATCAAAAAATTAAAGAGGCTTTTAGAGGGGGAGGTCGATTTCTCAAACATTGTGACAAAAAGCGAAAAGATGCAGAAGATATTGGAAGCAGTATACAGCATCGCCAAAACAGAGTCTACCGTTTATATTCATGGAGAAAGCGGCACAGGCAAAGAGCTTATTGCAAAGGTAATGCACCTTGCCAGCGAAAGAAAAGATAAACCATTCGTAGCCATAAATTGCGCAGCGATTCCGGAAACGCTTCTTGAAAGCGAGCTTTTTGGCCATGAAAAAGGGGCATTTACAGGAGCTGTCAAAAGCACAAAGGGCTTATTCGCTCATGCCAATGAAGGCACAATTTTTTTAGACGAGATTGGGAATATGTCTCTTTTGCTTCAGACAAAGCTGCTGAGAGTGCTTCAAGAGCGACAGTTTTATCCTTTAGGAAGCGAAAGGTCATCAGAGGTGAATATTAGGGTAATCGTCGCTACCAATAAAGATTTGGAGGTAGAAGTAAAGAAAGGCACCTTCAGGGAAGATCTCTTTTACCGGATTCATGTCATTCCGATCCATCTGCCGCCCTTGAGGGAAAGGAAAGAGGATATACCCTATCTTACAGAATACTTTATAAAAAAATTCAGCCGGCAGATGAAAAAAGAGGTGAAGGGCATTACACCCGGCGCCATGCAAAAGCTCATGCTCTATGATTGGCCGGGAAATGTCCGTGAACTGGAAAATACGATTGAATATGCAATGGTCATGACCCAACAGGAGTTAATTATGGAAGATATTGTTCTACAGACAAAAGATGTTCCGGACAAATTGCATCCTCTCAAAGAGGCACGGGATGCCTTTGAAAAAGGCTACATCGTCAATCTCCTCGAACTCACAAGAGGCAATGTCAGCAGGGCTGCAGAACTGGCAGGAAAATACCGGGCCGATTTTTACAACCTCCTGAAAAAGCATAACATTACCCCTATGGATTTTAAAAATAGCTGA
- a CDS encoding RluA family pseudouridine synthase: MVQKFEFIVPDNGGRKRLDIFLSEQNLPISRSQIKRLIDTKLIKVNDISTKASFKVTRGDLVRVSIPEPVPAAPSPENIPLDILYEDSFIILVNKPAGLVVHPASGNYSRTLVNALLYYTRDLSGIGGVIRPGIVHRLDKNTSGVLVVAKSDFAHQSLASQFEKHSITRKYTGIAYGTFKDEKGTITSLIGRHPVDRKKMSTKARSGKKAVTHWRVIEQFDEIALLEISLETGRTHQIRVHLADIQHPIIGDPVYCSNKKLSTIKDDRLRNRLKSLNRQALHASLLGFDHPKTEEYMEFSAPLPEDLKGILDALQFEFGS, encoded by the coding sequence ATGGTTCAAAAATTTGAATTCATTGTCCCTGATAATGGAGGGAGAAAACGGCTGGATATCTTTCTCTCAGAACAGAACCTACCAATTTCTCGCTCCCAGATAAAGAGATTAATTGACACCAAACTCATCAAAGTAAATGACATATCCACTAAAGCCAGCTTCAAGGTAACAAGAGGTGATTTAGTAAGGGTATCCATCCCGGAGCCTGTGCCGGCGGCTCCTAGCCCAGAGAATATCCCCCTGGATATTCTCTATGAAGATAGTTTTATCATCCTGGTAAATAAACCTGCTGGTTTGGTTGTTCACCCTGCTTCTGGCAACTATTCTCGCACTCTAGTCAACGCTCTTCTGTATTACACTCGTGACCTCTCAGGGATAGGGGGGGTAATTCGGCCCGGTATAGTGCATCGTCTTGACAAAAATACTTCAGGGGTACTGGTAGTAGCTAAGAGTGATTTTGCCCATCAATCACTGGCAAGCCAGTTTGAAAAACATTCTATAACAAGAAAATACACTGGCATTGCTTACGGTACATTTAAGGATGAAAAAGGTACCATTACTTCCCTCATTGGCAGACATCCGGTAGATAGAAAGAAGATGTCAACTAAAGCCAGGAGTGGAAAGAAGGCAGTAACCCACTGGAGAGTAATCGAACAGTTCGATGAGATTGCTTTATTAGAGATAAGCTTAGAGACGGGAAGAACTCACCAGATAAGGGTTCACTTAGCGGATATCCAACATCCTATAATAGGGGATCCAGTCTATTGCAGCAATAAAAAGCTGTCGACAATAAAAGATGATAGGCTTAGAAACAGGCTGAAAAGCTTGAATAGACAGGCATTACATGCTAGTCTTCTGGGTTTTGACCACCCCAAAACCGAGGAGTATATGGAGTTCTCTGCACCTCTTCCGGAAGATCTAAAAGGTATATTAGATGCCTTACAATTTGAATTCGGTAGTTAA
- a CDS encoding BON domain-containing protein, with translation MKKTVVFLMIALIFASGCITLTGRTAGQTIDDSAITTKINMKIIEDPELKYLKINVDTFQGYVTLTGTVPSKEAADRLTRITRNVEGVKNVKTNLIIK, from the coding sequence ATGAAAAAGACTGTCGTTTTTCTGATGATCGCTCTAATTTTTGCTTCAGGATGTATCACTCTAACAGGAAGGACTGCGGGGCAGACGATAGACGACTCTGCAATTACAACAAAGATAAACATGAAGATAATCGAAGACCCTGAATTGAAATACCTTAAAATTAATGTGGATACCTTTCAAGGTTATGTCACCCTCACAGGAACAGTTCCGAGTAAAGAAGCGGCAGACAGACTGACAAGAATTACCCGGAATGTGGAGGGCGTAAAGAATGTTAAGACAAACCTTATCATCAAGTAG
- a CDS encoding tetratricopeptide repeat protein, whose amino-acid sequence MGRKHIRKWKFICLFIACLISFTLFACNALKERVREKDVSGHLLHAKELLRQGNYEKALEENQKALALSGENPPGDEAIFNMGLIYTHPKNHKKNFKKSLSFFQRLIKNYPQSPLTEQARIWIGVLQMIEKSKEVDVEIEEMKKEMSR is encoded by the coding sequence ATGGGCAGAAAGCACATTAGGAAATGGAAGTTCATTTGTCTTTTTATTGCCTGTCTAATATCTTTTACTCTGTTTGCCTGTAATGCATTGAAAGAAAGGGTAAGAGAAAAGGATGTATCCGGGCATCTACTTCACGCAAAGGAGTTGTTAAGACAGGGAAACTACGAAAAGGCATTAGAGGAAAACCAGAAGGCATTAGCCCTTTCAGGGGAAAATCCGCCCGGAGATGAGGCTATCTTCAATATGGGACTTATATATACCCATCCTAAGAATCACAAAAAGAATTTCAAAAAATCCCTTTCATTCTTCCAAAGACTCATTAAGAATTACCCGCAGAGCCCTTTAACTGAACAGGCTAGGATATGGATAGGAGTGCTGCAAATGATAGAAAAGTCGAAAGAGGTTGATGTAGAGATTGAAGAGATGAAAAAGGAGATGTCCCGATGA
- a CDS encoding HNH endonuclease, with protein MIDSHVLVLNRSFLPINITTVKRAFSLLYQGIAKAVNSQYETFDYESWSDLSIEQHDETIGLVDRVIKIPRVILLVAYDRIPKTQVRFTRANIYARDRNTCQYCGVVFTKNELSLDHIIPRAYGGASCWENIVCCCFSCNKKKGSRGLHETGMKLLKPPTKPRWPPFFKVPLQDIRRQEWRMFLNMVDISYWNTELLE; from the coding sequence ATGATCGATTCACACGTTTTAGTTCTGAATAGATCCTTTTTGCCCATCAATATCACAACGGTGAAAAGGGCTTTTTCATTATTATACCAGGGAATCGCCAAGGCTGTCAATTCTCAGTACGAAACATTTGATTATGAAAGTTGGAGTGATTTAAGTATTGAACAACACGATGAAACTATCGGTCTGGTTGATAGAGTGATAAAGATTCCCAGAGTTATACTATTGGTAGCCTATGATCGAATACCAAAGACCCAGGTAAGATTTACCAGAGCTAACATATATGCAAGAGACAGAAACACGTGTCAGTATTGTGGTGTTGTCTTCACAAAGAACGAGTTGAGTCTCGATCATATTATCCCAAGAGCTTATGGAGGAGCTAGTTGTTGGGAAAATATAGTCTGTTGCTGCTTTTCCTGTAATAAAAAGAAGGGTAGCAGAGGGCTCCATGAGACTGGCATGAAACTCCTTAAACCGCCTACTAAGCCTCGTTGGCCCCCCTTTTTCAAGGTTCCCCTCCAGGACATAAGACGTCAAGAGTGGCGAATGTTCCTGAACATGGTAGATATCTCTTATTGGAATACGGAGCTATTAGAGTAA